One window of the Babesia bovis T2Bo chromosome 2, whole genome shotgun sequence genome contains the following:
- a CDS encoding variant erythrocyte surface antigen-1 alpha subunit: MVASSTWKPYTSLTEAPTNLKEAIDWVLRVTGRDGKPLNKETECICGLAAAVTDLLQSVELEYHGYEGDGNANGGATDADKTPQQHINDLFSLVQGLGGTAVVRTYIDQLAQALSAIVGWSRIMKCQKYDCNTGTCQRGRGTGHGKFKCCCGNNGNHNGGLRCCKGQNGADGGKCRNGKVCDGSSKGDSCRVVCANGCCSHGGTGCKYLDDVKLENSCNDCQCKIVAGKGHHLAKGCTKCSSDDGKKTKSCHCKSSTCSPENCQCAKAGKCCKCCCTSCSGTCKEKCICDKVDPNGYRSAYPKTTGMWVEGGFTITWVQLGDTTFDSNGAMPPSQRRQQCARILLGSVCLIWSGITYMYWTGRYAESSPRWNNHILDGTGLDDGSLSQWLQAVGFPHAMLNNSVPENRLDQVITDEFRDRFYLGFPDTSNSAVHGRDNNANTFRSPANLTYGGFIHKINKGAFDKDGPFKDYTEAKIDNNKLGPILKLHILSCAYFTGLQKRRVLASTQSTTNTPKTIREILYWLSALPYSPAYKGLLNHCKEKLTEVTKDNPNKYLSFHQTGRTASINVQDVDLYSHFQAVTQYCPLVLIGIQGGLHSTKGADSSAIHSLYANSNFSFTYPTLDIQVYNQVVHYIRALFYQLYFLRKQCAVKVTSGGKWRECRYGKDVVSKGVISWMCLGCSPMEHDRNYRVNEMEKGLDGVKTGGDELAGALKELLLKIGEVVIQLGNAQEALEGKDKDVIAKVKGKVTEANKKLGEAKEALDKVKDVLNGQELTKAKTKLGELTKNGGGSGDLLGKVDKALGNAISNDFDQGKNAVTKAINGVRHALDALKEGVEGLKKKEVDDAKKCLGDVLLEVTPADQYDIYKTYFEMIQKLQYSINDILSLCTTPKCPGCKDHSTKCGKTPVSRQCPECHQQYMDGFPSPLQAFLEDRLPGFSCNEVLNTEDTDNYPPAASHLGHCGGSGQCCPLPMGFRNCFYSGSTSDCTGQRLYGILCFFSNENMMESCAYTLVRVTAELSATTPQVLGDVFGFFKGGVGNPENKVGDKGKSCDHSKELSQKTNRDYFCGWCASGLRDEVKNIQWIHNGTEKGGHYMGKVGAALIGIKGDKDTNGATPNTTSLSTLTEHSQFISPLTGELYTAVSATFGHVYLQWVLYLSDALEGGLRSLSEAFLNIQCNGCKGQCDPNKCKKGEHGKDSGLCQCSSIVSCTGVLPVLYRHGFSYGNPFNLEGYQQKNQESGDYSITDNGGKKYCHEFLESLNSVINKKQDASQNQEQHPLTKLLSEVGKLQYDIRLPWIFVLTLAWLVAVLYLAFGAIWPLDWTHMRSHWLRGGEHQWQCMWYKVMTGRKGMELVEYFGRKERE, encoded by the exons ATGGTCGCCTCAAGTACTTGGAAACCTTACACGTCACTAACTGAGGCACCTACCAACCTcaaggaggccattgactgggtcctaagggtaactggtagaGATGGTAAACCACTGAACAAGGAAACTG aatgcatatgtggcctggcggcggcagtgactgacctactgcagtcagttgaactggagtaccatg GTTATGAAGGCGATGGCAATGCCAATGGTGGTGCCACCGATGCCGACAAGACGCCACAGCAGCACATCAACGACCTTTTCTCtctagtccagggactaggtggtactgcagtggtacggacctatatagaccaatTGGCACAGGCACTCAGTGCAAtagttgggtggagtaggatAATGAAGTGTCAGAAGTACGATTGCAATACTGGCACATGCCAAAGGGGTCGTGGTACTGGTCACGGCAAGTTCAAGTGCTGTTGTGGCAATAATGGCAATCATAATGGCGGCCTACGTTGTTGTAAGGGCCAGAATGGTGCTGATGGTGGCAAGTGCAGGAACGGCAAGGTCTGCGATGGCTCCAGCAAAGGTGATAGCTGCAGGGTCGTCTGCGCCAATGGATGTTGCAGTCATGGTGGTACTGGCTGCAAGTATCTAGATGATGTAAAGCTGGAGAATTCGTGCAATGACTGCCAATGTAAGATAGTAGCTGGTAAGGGACACCACCTGGCCAAGGGGTGTACGAAATGTTCCTCTGATGATGGGAAGAAAACGAAAAGCTGCCATTGTAAAAGTAGCACCTGTTCTCCGGAGAACTGCCAATGCGCTAaagcaggcaaatgctgcaagtgttgttgtacgaGTTGTAGTGGGACGTGTAAGGAAAAGTGTATTTGTGATAAGGTGGACCCAAATGGTTATAGATCGGCATATCCCAAAACTACAGGAATGTGGGTTGAAGGAGGCTTTACCATTACATGGGTACAACTTGGTGACACTACCTTTGATAGCAACGGAGCTATGCCCCCTTCCCAACGTCGCCAACAATGTGCCCGTATtctcctagggtcagtatgcctcatctggagtggcattacttatatgtattggacaggTAGGTATGCCGAGAGTAGTCCCCGttggaacaatcacatcctggacGGTACcggtctagatgatggttccctatcccaatggctacaggccgTAGGGTTTCCTCATGCAATGCTGAACAATAGTGTACCAGAGAATAGACTAGATCAGGTTATCACAGATGAGTTTAGGGATAGGTTttatttgggattcccggaTACTAGTAACAGTGCTGTCCATGGCCGAGACAACAACGCTAATACATTTAGGAGTCCAGCCAATTTGACCTATGGAGGGTTTATACATAAAATCAACAAAGGTGCATTTGATAAGGATGGCCCCTTCAAGGATTATACTGAAGCTAAAATTGACAACAACAAGCTCGGTCCAATTCTCAAGCTccatattctatcatgcgCTTATTTTACCGGGCTGCAAAAGCGTAGAGTATTGGCCAGTACCCAGAGTACCACTAACACCCCTAAGaccatccgtgagatcctatactggctaagtgcacTGCCCTATAGTCCGGCATATAAGGGACTACTGAATCACTGTAAGGAAAAACTAACAGAAGTGACCAAAGATAACCCGAACAAATATCTCTCATTCCACCAAACAGGCCGTACAGCTTCTATTAATGTACAGGACGTTGATTTGTACtcccacttccaagcagtgactcagtactgcccactggtgctcataggtatccagggtggattACACAGTACTAAAGGCGCTGACTCTTctgccattcactcccTCTACGCTAATTCTAACTTCTCTTTTACATATCCTACACTTGATATACAAgtatacaaccaggtggtacactacattagggctctattctaccagttgtacttccttaggaagcaatgtgcagtgaaGGTCACTTCtggaggcaaatggcgtgagtgtaggtatggtaaggATGTGGTGTCAAAGGGGGtcattagctggatgtgcctggggtgtagccccatggaacatgataggaattATAGGGTAAATGAGATGGAGAAGGGGTTGGATGGGGTGAAGACTGGAGGTGATGAGCTTGCAGGGGCGCTAAAGGAATTACTGTTgaagattggtgaagtggtgatacaattgggtaatgcccaggaagcattggaagggaaggaTAAAGATGTAATAGCGAAGGTGAAGGGGAAAGTGACGGAGGCTAATAAGAAACTAGGGGAGGCTAAGGAGGCACTAGATAAGGTGAAGGATGTTCTGAATGGGCAGGAACTAACGAAGGCTAAGACGAAACTAGGGGAGCTGACGAAGAATGGTGGAGGTAGTGGAGATCTACTAGGGAAGGTAGATAAGGCACTAGGGAATGCCATAAGCAATGATTTCGATCAGGGTAAGAATGCAGTGACAAAGGCTATCAATGGAGTGCGCCATGCATTGGATGCATTGAAGGAGGGAGTTGAAGGTCTGAAAAAGAAGGAAGTAGATGATGCAAAAAAGTGTCTGGGGGACGTTCTGTTAGAAGTTACTCCGGCGGATCAATACGATATCTATAAAACATATTTTGAAATGATCCAAAAACTCCAATACAGTATTAATGACATTTTATCCCTATGCACCACTCCCAAGTGCCCGGGATGTAAAGATCACTCCACCAAATGTGGCAAAACACCAGTGTCCAGACAGTGCCCTgaatgccaccaacaatacatggacggctTTCCatcccccctccaggcattcctcgaggacCGGTTGCCAGGCTTTAGTTGCAATGAGGTTCTCAACACAGAGGACACCGACAACTACCCAcctgctgcatcccacttgggACACTGCGGTGGTTccggccagtgctgcccgttgccaatgggtttcagGAATTGCTTCTACAGCGGCAGCACCAGTGATTGTACCGGTCAACGCCTTTACGGCATCCTGTgcttcttcagtaacgagaacatgatggaGTCGTGTGCTTATACACTGGTCAGGGTAACAGCAGAACTCAGTGCCacgacaccacaggtactaGGTGacgtctttgggttcttcAAGGGGGGTGTTGGAAATCCAGAAAATAAAGTGGGAGACAAGGGCAAAAGTTGCGATCACAGTAAAGAGTTGTCTCAAAAAACGAATAGAGattacttttgcggctggtgtgcctctgggttacgcGATGAGGTAAAAAATATCCAGTGGATACACAATGGGACAGAGAAAGGAGGGCACTACATGGGCAAAGTCGGCGCAGCACTAATAGGTATTAAGGGCGATAAAGACACTAATGGTGCTACTCCCAACACCACTTCCCTCTCAACACTCACTGAGCACTCACAGTTCATCTCCCCCCTAACAGGTGAGCTTTAcaccgcagtgagtgccaccttTGGACACGTCTACCTCCAatgggtactgtatctatcagatgcacttgaaggTGGACTGAGATCACTGTCAGAGGCATTCCTGAACATCCAATGCAACGGCTGTAAGGGGCAGTGcgaccccaataagtgcaagaagggagaACACGGAAAGGACAGTGGCCTATGCCAGTGCTCctcaatcgtatcatgtacagGAGTACTACCAgtgttgtatagacatgggttcagctacggtaacccattcaatctggaggggtaccaaCAGAAGAACCAGGAAAGTGGAGATTATAGCATTACAGACAACGGTGGGAAGAAGTATtgtcacgagttcctagAGAGTCTCAATTCGGTGATCAACAAGAAGCAGGACGCCTCTCAGAACCAGGAACAGCACCCCCTGACAAAGTTACTATCAGAAGTCGgcaaactccaatacgacatacggctcccgtggatctttgttctcacgctagcgtggctagtagcagtactctacctagcatttggtgccatatggccactggactggacacatatgaggtcgcattggttacggggtggagaacaccagtggcagtgtatgtggtataaggtgatgacgggacgcaaaggaatggaattggtggagtattttgggAGGAAGGAGAGAGAGTAA
- a CDS encoding putative proteasome subunit alpha type 6 protein, with protein sequence MSRASNAAYDRHITIFSPEGKLFQLEYALKAVKNSNITGLAIKDNDAIAVVCQKKLSVQQGNQDVLLDQTCVTHLYHITDDIMALLIGLPGDCMSILYKSREIALEYQYKYGCSIPAKVLCEKIADINQVHTQHAYMRLRACTGLIAAIDEELKPVIYKFDASGWYSGYKACGIGTKDQESENALERILKQRETVDISDKIKSDLQVNTETHHLSGGKETHVTVEGLKALIAIDALSQLNGAKGVEVAVCTIDNPTFRQLSEQEIETYLTYIAETD encoded by the exons ATGTCAAGGGCATCTAACGCAGCCTATGACAGGCATATAACTATATTCTCGCCAGAAGGGAAACTGTTTCAACTTG aatatgCGCTCAAGGCAGTGAAAAATTCGAACATCACAGGTTTAGCAATAAAGGATAACGATGCTATCGCAGTTGTGTGTCAAAAAAAACTTTCCGTTCAACAAGGTAACCAG GACGTTCTTCTCGATCaaacatgtgtaacacatcTTTACCATATAACGGACGATATAATGGCATTGCTAATTGGTTTACCAG GTGACTGTATGAGTATATTGTACAAGAGTCGTGAAATCGCATtggagtaccaatacaAATATGGTTGTAGCATACCTGCAAAAGTATTGTGTGAAAAGATAGCTGATATCAACCAAGTACATACCCAGCACGCTTACATGCGTCTGCGTGCGTGTACCGGTTTAATTGCCGCTATTGATGAAGAGTTGAAGCCAGTCATATACAAATTCGATGCGTCCGGATGGTACAGTGGCTATAAA GCATGTGGTATCGGTACGAAGGATCAAGAGTCTGAAAATGCACTAGAGAGAATTTTAAAACAACGTGAAACTGTGGATATCAGTGACAAGATAAAGTCGGATCTGCAGGTTAATACGGAGACGCATCATCTATCTGGTGGTAAAGAGACTCATGTTACAGTTGAGGGTTTAAAGGCTTTGATCGCAATCGATGCACTAAGCCAATTAAATGGTGCAAAGGGAGTGGAAGTAGCCGTTTGCACAATTGATAATCCAACATTTAGGCAACTAAGTGAACAAGAGATTGAGACCTATCTCACATATATAGCGGAAACGGATTGA
- a CDS encoding Prolyl oligopeptidase family protein, whose product MSQYLCRMHLWSHWSRHYTRNITVQGKATAAYSVIENQFSRNVAYSPREIDETCQPRQDKLTKRVDYLPPNNFANKHINSDLLNAPLLHSSDSQCVNVCTSNYLQVLNASREHGNRTKSVLKNENEHLNHSSVLEMDYEISGNHAYFELYLSQCGSKTESKHTEKRLYLARSRLPNNRRLNSKRRIHGQLSEDQLGNMATSVTRIYEMENDNIDKHNIQSIHSMRICSVGDTAYIALIENLSPRGKMLKFIRVAGNKYRRGRTNTSLSTIKTFSSTIYPIDNMHFLLHGTSKDMKFCRFFYTLLDPMERAWQVRMAYICGTTGNITNDRPIYTEKKNDRFVSINASKDGRILFIASGSHHGTHDVYCIKQEKTTRLYRLHQPLTERLFLEHRRGCIYCIYEDRQHHVEINRYMLDQHDLDYSIDFSGVPKTIINIPRKNGVRYSISTLPSKTLKHVCRRWKKSGLGIAQSDSGSTHRRYVWFKLNQINEAIVTDIDMTCNALVLYLSIPPSKPMVATLRFARKGRRREYRTAESAMYNLNIPVGVGVIEPRGNTNFYGTYVRFIIRTPGSGDIHCYVDLANDHNIGTEKNNSGMNEHLDGSNNICSKVKLHKPIPPQVFCSALNRHLPLHSTHYIDSRDGSCKIPITLVRFGSDTTNDVNAAFRNPRNKCVVYFYGAYGHNLAVDNDLEHNILLQMGYTLCFAHVRGGGELGHIWHSGAVKSFKYKGVYDLIDVIEFLIANNMAQRSSIALSSTSAGAILAACVYNMRPDLCNCISLKLPFLDVFGSIHDTNEPLSSLEKEEFGNESNVECVYSYSPCDNTGEPGHLKPSLIIQCNSDDTRAPLRHTVSYIRQHRTNWDRTFLRISSGGHTDGNTAEEHEQWITERISIMENLLEGYVA is encoded by the coding sequence ATGTCTCAGTACCTTTGCAGAATGCATCTTTGGTCGCACTGGTCGCGCCATTATACCAGGAATATTACTGTACAAGGAAAAGCAACTGCTGCATATTCAGTGATTGAGAACCAGTTTAGTAGAAATGTCGCATATTCCCCGCGTGAGATAGATGAAACGTGCCAACCACGTCAGGACAAACTTACAAAACGGGTTGACTATCTTCCACCGAACAATTTCGcaaataaacatataaattcTGACTTGTTGAATGCACCTTTGCTACATTCATCAGACAGCCAATGCGTAAATGTATGTACATCAAATTACCTGCAGGTTTTAAATGCCAGTCGTGAACATGGAAATCGCACAAAATCAGTATTAAAAAACGAAAATGAACATTTAAACCATTCATCAGTCTTGGAAATGGATTATGAAATCAGTGGCAACCACGCTTATTTTGAATTGTATTTATCGCAGTGTGGGTCAAAAACAGAAAGTAAACATACGGAAAAACGCCTTTATTTAGCGCGTTCACGTTTACCGAACAATAGACGGCTAAATTCAAAACGCCGTATTCATGGACAATTAAGTGAAGATCAACTAGGTAACATGGCGACCAGTGTTACTCGaatatatgaaatggaaaatGACAACATAGATAAACATAATATTCAAAGCATCCACTCCATGCGCATATGTTCGGTTGGTGATACCGCATATATTGCTTTGATTGAAAATTTGTCACCACGTGGCAAAATGTTAAAATTCATTCGTGTAGCCGGGAACAAATACAGGCGGGGGAGGACAAATACATCCTTATCTACAATCAAAACGTTCAGTTCCACCATATATCCGATTGACAATATGCACTTTTTGTTACACGGCACTAGCAAAGATATGAAATTTTGCCGATTTTTTTACACCCTGTTGGATCCTATGGAACGTGCATGGCAGGTTAGGATGGCGTACATCTGTGGAACTACCGGTAACATCACAAATGATAGGccaatatatacagaaaaGAAAAACGATAGGTTTGTGTCGATTAATGCATCAAAAGATGGTCGTATCCTATTTATAGCTTCAGGATCACACCATGGGACACATGACGTCTACTGTATTAAACAGGAGAAGACAACACGACTGTATAGGTTACACCAACCACTTACTGAGAGATTATTTCTAGAGCATCGAAGGGGTtgcatatattgtatatatgaagACAGGCAACACCATGTCGAAATAAACAGATATATGTTGGATCAACATGATCTGgattatagtatagatTTTAGTGGCGTTCCAAAGACTATCATCAACATTCCCCGCAAAAATGGAGTAAGATACTCAATCTCTACGCTACCATCAAAAACACTGAAGCATGTATGTAGGCGTTGGAAAAAGTCGGGGCTAGGAATAGCTCAGTCAGATAGCGGATCAACTCACCGACGATACGTGTGGTTTAAACTGAATCAAATCAACGAAGCTATAGTGACGGATATCGATATGACATGCAATGCACTGGTCTTGTATCTATCAATTCCACCGTCGAAACCGATGGTAGCGACATTGCGCTTTGCACGGAAAGGACGTCGCCGGGAATACAGGACAGCAGAAAGTGCAATGTACAACCTGAATATTCCAGTTGGAGTTGGAGTGATTGAACCTCGTGGCAACACTAATTTTTATGGGACCTATGTGAGATTTATTATTCGTACACCAGGTTCTGGTGATATACACTGTTACGTGGATCTCGCTAACGACCATAATATTGGAACAGAAAAAAATAATAGCGGGATGAATGAGCATTTGGATGGCAGTAATAATATCTGCTCTAAAGTGAAACTACATAAACCCATTCCTCCACAAGTCTTCTGTTCCGCGTTAAACAGGCATCTTCCTTTACACTCCACCCATTATATAGATAGTCGAGATGGCTCATGTAAGATACCCATTACGTTGGTAAGATTTGGCAGTGATACTACCAATGACGTGAACGCTGCGTTCCGGAACCCACGAAACAAATGCGTCGTTTATTTTTATGGAGCGTACGGCCACAATTTGGCAGTTGACAATGATTTAGAACACAATATCTTGTTGCAGATGGGATATACTTTATGCTTTGCTCACGTTAGAGGTGGAGGCGAGCTTGGCCATATATGGCACTCAGGGGCTGTAAAATCTTTTAAGTATAAAGGGGTTTATGATTTAATTGACGTAATTGAGTTTCTGATCGCAAACAATATGGCCCAGCGCAGTAGCATCGCCCTCTCGAGTACGTCAGCCGGGGCTATTTTGGCTGCCTGCGTATACAACATGCGCCCTGATCTATGCAATTGCATATCGCTGAAACTACCATTCTTAGATGTGTTTGGATCCATACATGATACTAATGAACCATTGAGTAGTTTGGAGAAGGAAGAATTTGGGAACGAATCTAACGTGGAATGTGTATACTCGTACAGCCCATGCGATAATACGGGTGAACCAGGCCACTTAAAGCCTTCCTTAATAATCCAATGTAACAGCGATGACACCAGGGCCCCTTTGCGGCATACTGTATCATATATTAGACAACATAGAACCAATTGGGACAGAACATTTTTGAGAATTTCATCAGGTGGTCATACTGATGGGAATACTGCAGAGGAACATGAACAATGGATTACTGAAAGAATTTCCATCATGGAAAATCTTTTGGAAGGTTATGTCGCCTAG
- a CDS encoding helicase with zinc finger motif protein (helicase with zinc finger motif protein DSHCT (NUC185) domain family protein) has protein sequence MARLYDNISDFWTSDEEGTEESHRVTSGLGHPMRDVDNHRNADHPLDFSLAFRNPLDSVGWIPTIENTQEKYSVFDILDREDYDKRFDIDIDVLERQLFGESMHYDEEEFHLNVSEIPDCLDTSYDVDTSIGEYPHCEAVAENSLQTARDATTVVKIRHLENVDESLSNDMVVPKPEEGKQYIRTKWSVVDDSSTPELEDLVIEYPFELDDFQKRAIYHLHKMKHVFVAAHTSSGKTVVAEYAIALALSRGKKAVYTSPIKALSNQKFREFTKRYGNETVGIITGDVSCNPNAPCLIVTTEILRNLLYRGDPIIGQLGVVIFDEVHYINDFQRGVVWEEVFIMLPKSIQLVMLSATVPNYAEFADWIGAIMEREVITIVTTRRPVPLVHFMYIYNRIFLLLDNKGVFNKDAYHNMYKISSQNKGSSIKRTTFKGQVQKLQRLIRHLEMTQKLPVVLFCFSRAKCESYAREMPNLNLNSNHVQRSKIHIFLKESLSSISEDDRDLMQVKSIIKLLYRGIGVHHSGLLPLMKEIVEILFSRGLIKVLFATETFAMGVNMPARSVIFTSIHKHDGQKTRHLTASEYTQMAGRAGRRGLDSFGSVYIFCPDDPPDLQDLTTMMFEKSTKLESKFRITYNMLLQVHSREHMNITEMMLKSFKETYKMKNIPIFKRDNIRKRQELSTIPKVDCIYGEPSIEEYHKLDGCSRTIADNLNESLWNHRENAQIFKAGRVIMVHSLAVCNTSCYGSIVVSPKGKSSTLKVLLLLPDLYDEGKAYDKVHTTISSYNHDQIHFSVCESVRISNISFIYNNVINMKTMQGVTEDLSITLLSSVASELHKLLLTSKIELLAFNKQLKQTSIQFYDVMLKQRDIYHEISLNPCNKCHLREKHYSIQERVESCRNELERITSLLKEESLSSYDEMVAKVEVLKQLDFLDENGKPTVKGRIATYLTTGDEITLTETITQNVLNDLEPEECAAILSAFVHNDRSPEKEVPSPTAAIQKARDMVLDLHSKVDVVQRALNVVVSREDHSALCNFSLSYVIYQWAIGTPFSEIMQYTDLQEGHIVRAITRLDELCRKIGQVANINGDQALQSKIEKVSNSIKRGIVFMPSLYLS, from the exons ATGGCGAGATTATATGATAACATCTCAGACTTTTGGACTTCCGATGAGGAGGGTACAGAGGAAAGTCATCGCGTCACATCTGGTCTAGGCCATCCCATGAGAGATGTAGATAATCATAGGAATGCTGACCATCCGTTGGATTTTTCATTGGCTTTTAGAAATCCTCTTGATTCCGTTGGATGGATTCCAACTATAGAAAATACACAGGAGAAGTATTCAGTCTTTGACATACTTGACCGTGAAGATTATGACAAAAGgtttgatattgatatagacGTTTTGGAAAGACAGCTTTTTGGCGAATCTATGCActatgatgaagaagaatTCCACTTGAATGTATCTGAAATACCGGACTGTTTGGATACATCGTACGACGTAGACACAAGCATTGGAGAATATCCACACTGCGAAGCTGTTGCAGAaa ACTCTCTACAAACCGCAAGAGATGCAACAACTGTCGTTAAAATACGCCACTTGGAAAATGTAGATGAATCTCTCTCCAATGATATGGTGGTACCCAAGCCGGAAGAGggaaaacaatatatacggACAAAGTGGTCAGTTGTAGATGATTCGTCTACGCCTGAATTGGAAGACCTTGTTATAGAGTATCCTTTTGAATTAGATGATTTTCAAAAACGTGCTATTTATCATTTACATAAGATGAAGCATGTTTTCGTTGCTGCACATACGTCTTCGGGTAAGACTGTAGTGGCAGAATACGCAATTGCGCTTGCGCTTAGCAGGGGTAAAAAAGCCGTATATACAAGTCCGATAAAAGCTTTGAGTAACCAGAAATTTAGAGAGTTCACAAAGAGATATGGAAATGAAACAGTAGGTATAATAACTGGGGACGTATCATGTAATCCCAACGCTCCCTGTCTAATAGTAACAACGGAAATTCTGCGGAACCTATTATATCGTGGTGATCCAATTATAGGTCAACTTGGTGTGGTAATATTCGATGAAGTGCACTATATCAACGATTTTCAACGTGGAGTGGTATGGGAAGAGGTTTTTATAATGTTGCCTAAATCTATCCAATTAGTCATGCTTAGCGCTACAGTTCCGAACTATGCTGAGTTTGCAGACTGGATTGGAGCAATTATGGAACGTGAGGTAATAACTATAGTTACAACCAGGCGCCCGGTACCTTTGGTCCActttatgtatatttacaacAGGATTTTTTTGCTTCTCGATAACAAGGGTGTGTTCAACAAAGATGCATACCACAACATGTATAAAATTTCTTCACAAAATAAAGGTTCTAGCATCAAACGTACAACATTTAAAGGCCAGGTACAAAAGTTGCAGCGATTAATCCGGCATCTGGAAATGACTCAGAAATTACCTGTGGTACTATTTTGTTTCAGTAGAGCAAAATGCGAATCCTACGCAAGAGAGATGCCTAACCTCAATTTGAATTCTAATCATGTGCAACGTTCCAAGATACATATATTCCTGAAAGAATCGTTATCCAGCATAAGCGAGGACGACAGGGACCTCATGCAGGTCAAAAGCATAATTAAGTTATTGTACAGAGGTATAGGGGTACACCATTCTGGACTGTTACCTCTGATGAAAGAGATA GTTGAAATACTCTTTTCACGGGGGTTGATTAAGGTTTTGTTTGCTACTGAGACTTTTGCGATGGGTGTAAATATGCCAGCCCGATCTGTTATTTTCACTTCTATTCATAAGCACGACGGTCAAAAGACGCGCCATCTTACCGCATCTGAATATACCCAAATGGCTGGTAGAGCTGGCAGGAGGGGCCTGGATTCCTttggtagtgtatatattttctGTCCAGATGACCCGCCAGATCTTCAGGACTTGACCACAATGATGTTCGAGAAGTCTACCAAGCTTGAGAGTAAATTCCGTATAACTTACAACATGCTGCTCCAAGTACACTCTAGGGAGCATATGAACATAACAGAGATGATGTTGAAGTCTTTCAAGGAGACGTATAAAATGAAGAACATTCCAATATTCAAGCGTGACAATATACGCAAACGTCAGGAGCTTTCTACAATTCCCAAAGTGGATTGTATTTACGGCGAGCCTTCGATTGAGGAGTATCACAAATTGGATGGGTGCTCTCGAACGATTGCTGACAACCTTAATGAATCGCTATGGAATCACCGCGAGAACGCGCAGATATTTAAAGCAGGTCGTGTGATTATGGTACATTCGTTGGCAGTTTGTAATACAAGCTGTTACGGATCTATTGTTGTCTCACCCAAAGGAAAGAGTTCAACCCTTAAAGTTCTATTGCTTTTGCCAGATTTATACGACGAAGGCAAAGCTTATGACAAAGTGCATACTACCATAAGCTCGTATAATCACGATCAAATCCATTTTTCAGTATGCGAATCAGTTCGCATATCCAACATTTCGTTCATCTACAACAATGTAATCAACATGAAAACGATGCAGGGCGTTACTGAAGACTTGAGTATAACTTTGCTTAGCTCTGTCGCATCTGAATTGCACAAATTGCTGCTGACATCAAAAATCGAGTTACTGGCTTTTAATAAACAGCTGAAGCAAACTTCGATTCAGTTTTATGACGTCATGTTAAAACAGCGTGACATATATCATGAGATCTCCTTGAACCCGTGTAACAAGTGCCATCTTCGTGAGAAGCACTACTCTATCCAGGAAAGGGTCGAGTCGTGCCGCAACGAACTTGAGCGCATAACGAGTCTATTGAAGGAGGAATCTTTATCATCTTATGATGAGATGGTAGCCAAGGTTGAGGTGTTGAAACAGTTGGACTTTCTGGATGAAAACGGGAAACCAACCGTCAAGGGCAGAATAGCAACTTACCTTACAACAGGTGATGAAATCACACTAACGGAAACCATAACTCAGAATGTGCTCAATGATCTGGAGCCCGAGGAATGCGCCGCCATTCTTTCAGCCTTTGTGCACAACGATCGGTCCCCTGAGAAGGAGGTACCATCCCCAACGGCGGCCATTCAAAAGGCCCGTGATATGGTATTAGATTTACACAGCAAGGTAGATGTGGTACAGCGTGCTCTGAACGTCGTTGTATCACGTGAAGACCATAGTGCGCTCTGCAACTTTTCTTTGTCTTATGTGATTTATCAGTGGGCTATAGGCACTCCATTTAGCGAGATAATGCAGTATACAGATTTACAGGAAGGTCACATTGTGAGGGCGATAACACGTCTTGATGAATTATGCCGTAAAATTGGCCAGGTGGCCAACATAAACGGGGATCAGGCGTTGCAATCAAAGATAGAGAAGGTTTCCAACTCTATAAAGAGGGGCATAGTATTCATGCCATCCCTGTATTTATCGTAA